The following proteins are encoded in a genomic region of Prochlorococcus marinus XMU1408:
- the asnB gene encoding asparagine synthase (glutamine-hydrolyzing), translating to MCGISGILSINDKPINREHLEKLHQAIEHRGPDSEGYYYDEHIGLAHRRLSIIDLRRESDQPFNVDERYVLIYNGEIYNYIEIKKELIKLGHLFKTESDTEVLLKAYIQWGEDCQEKFNGMWAFAIWDREYKELFCSRDRYGIKPFYWSIYSDCFYFGSEIKQLRIDKLGSKVNYEELSIFLYSGCTNSTNNTFFKDINSLEAGHSLKINRKGEKYIKCWYDLNKKINIDENEFKPDEFLYHINNAIRIRMRSDVSLGTALSGGLDSSLIVTLASNLYSRKNKDKLFGIHAKSTEEDTNESYYAEIAAKHAGCSLINVTPSYEYFKKIINEIIFFQDEPFASTSSIMQFNVMSKARALGLKVMLDGQGSDEILLGYTRLILPRLITTYRKNGILGFLNEIKNSNNNNNDINYKSLIKYLIGGGSSKLRTSYLRNRLNFVNLSIDPTYNLYEELKNQRGHIVNSQIIELKKTSLPQILRSEDRNSMANSVEARVPFLDYKLVEYCLNLKSDSKVKNGWTKYPIRSINKLPSEIAWRKSKLGYDSPEKAWDKKFSREMLSTIRNSPLILEITNIKELEEKWNVLNSKERWRLYNVAIWQKIFKVI from the coding sequence ATGTGTGGAATATCTGGGATATTATCAATTAATGATAAACCTATAAATAGAGAACATCTTGAGAAGTTACATCAAGCGATTGAACACAGAGGGCCTGACTCAGAGGGCTACTATTATGATGAACATATTGGACTTGCACATCGAAGACTCTCTATAATAGATCTTAGAAGAGAATCAGATCAACCTTTTAATGTCGATGAAAGATATGTATTAATATATAATGGAGAAATATATAACTATATAGAAATAAAGAAAGAGCTCATAAAGCTTGGTCATTTATTCAAAACAGAATCAGATACCGAAGTATTATTAAAAGCATATATTCAATGGGGTGAAGATTGCCAGGAGAAATTTAATGGGATGTGGGCATTTGCTATTTGGGATAGAGAATATAAGGAATTATTCTGCTCAAGAGATAGATATGGAATTAAACCATTTTACTGGTCTATTTACTCTGATTGCTTTTACTTTGGATCTGAAATTAAACAATTAAGAATTGATAAACTTGGAAGTAAAGTAAATTATGAAGAACTATCGATTTTTTTATATAGTGGATGCACTAATTCTACAAATAATACATTTTTTAAAGATATAAATTCACTAGAAGCAGGTCACTCATTAAAAATAAATCGTAAAGGAGAAAAGTATATAAAATGTTGGTACGATCTAAATAAAAAAATAAATATAGATGAAAACGAATTTAAACCTGATGAATTTTTATATCACATTAATAATGCAATAAGAATCAGAATGAGGAGTGATGTCTCATTAGGAACAGCTCTTTCTGGAGGCTTGGATAGCTCCCTAATAGTAACACTCGCTTCAAATCTTTATTCAAGAAAAAATAAAGACAAACTATTTGGAATACATGCAAAATCTACTGAAGAAGATACAAATGAATCGTATTATGCAGAAATAGCTGCTAAACATGCTGGATGTAGCTTGATAAATGTAACACCAAGTTATGAATATTTTAAAAAAATTATTAATGAGATAATTTTTTTTCAAGACGAACCATTTGCGTCAACCAGTAGCATTATGCAATTTAATGTTATGAGTAAAGCCAGAGCTTTAGGTCTTAAAGTAATGCTTGATGGGCAAGGCTCAGATGAAATTTTACTAGGTTACACAAGACTAATATTACCTAGGTTAATAACAACATACAGAAAAAATGGTATATTAGGTTTTCTAAATGAAATTAAAAACTCAAATAATAACAATAACGATATAAATTACAAGAGTCTAATTAAATATTTAATAGGAGGGGGAAGTAGTAAGTTAAGAACATCTTATTTAAGAAATAGATTAAATTTTGTTAATTTATCAATAGATCCAACATATAATTTATACGAAGAATTAAAAAATCAAAGAGGACATATAGTTAATTCTCAAATAATAGAATTAAAAAAAACATCGCTTCCACAAATATTAAGATCAGAAGATAGAAACTCAATGGCTAATTCAGTAGAGGCTAGGGTCCCTTTTTTAGATTATAAACTAGTTGAGTATTGTCTAAATTTAAAATCAGATTCTAAAGTCAAAAATGGATGGACAAAGTATCCAATACGCAGCATAAATAAATTACCAAGTGAAATAGCGTGGAGAAAAAGCAAGTTAGGATATGATTCTCCTGAGAAAGCATGGGACAAAAAGTTCTCACGTGAAATGCTATCAACTATAAGAAATTCACCTTTAATTTTAGAAATCACAAATATAAAGGAATTAGAAGAAAAATGGAATGTATTAAACTCAAAAGAAAGATGGAGACTGTATAACGTTGCTATATGGCAAAAAATATTTAAAGTAATTTAA
- a CDS encoding glycosyltransferase family 4 protein — protein sequence MKLIYLANLNSIHTTRWINYFADIKDKDVFVVSSAPSSDNQINNSINYFIIKSVFDFFKFFKAILTLRSRSNDIVHIHYLGWNSLFILFASKYKKIILTPWGCDIYENRKNLIKRIWLKYLFRKADYVICDSIKLLKSSCELGAVESRSSIIAFGTDIKLYSNINKPFYVDSTNHKILVGTNRLMELIYDPFTFLKAAKELLNKNSNYMFLLANEGSLKPSIEQYILNNNLQDSVKLIGRQLGTQNINFYNSLDIYVSTSLRDGGLSASVAEAMSCERLVIVSDNSENSNYIVHGKSGYLFSNKDFYELSRLIELSTSDISLSRDIGKNARSIIKKDCNFHIEMDKVNKVYDSI from the coding sequence GTGAAATTAATATATCTTGCGAATTTAAATTCTATTCATACTACTAGATGGATTAATTATTTTGCAGATATAAAAGATAAGGATGTTTTTGTAGTTTCTTCAGCACCTTCTTCAGATAATCAAATTAACAATAGTATTAATTATTTTATAATAAAATCTGTTTTTGACTTTTTTAAATTTTTTAAAGCAATTCTTACTCTTCGTTCTAGAAGTAATGACATTGTCCATATTCACTATTTAGGTTGGAATTCTTTATTTATTTTGTTTGCCAGCAAGTACAAAAAAATTATTCTTACTCCATGGGGTTGTGATATCTACGAAAATAGAAAAAATCTAATCAAGAGGATTTGGTTAAAGTATCTATTCCGGAAGGCTGACTATGTTATTTGTGATTCTATAAAGTTACTTAAATCCTCCTGTGAATTAGGAGCAGTAGAATCTAGGAGCTCAATAATTGCATTTGGTACTGATATAAAATTATATTCCAATATCAATAAACCTTTTTATGTTGATTCAACTAATCATAAAATTTTAGTTGGTACAAATCGGCTAATGGAGCTTATTTATGATCCTTTTACATTCTTAAAAGCAGCAAAAGAATTGCTAAATAAAAATTCTAATTATATGTTTCTTCTAGCCAATGAAGGCTCTCTCAAACCTTCGATAGAGCAATATATTCTTAATAATAATCTACAAGACTCTGTAAAGCTTATTGGGAGGCAGCTTGGCACACAAAATATTAATTTTTATAATTCATTAGACATATATGTTTCTACATCACTTCGCGATGGAGGTTTATCCGCTAGTGTTGCAGAGGCAATGTCATGTGAAAGATTAGTCATTGTTTCGGATAATTCTGAGAATTCAAATTACATAGTTCATGGAAAGTCTGGGTATTTATTTAGCAATAAAGATTTCTATGAATTATCTAGATTAATAGAACTCTCAACTTCTGATATATCTTTGTCGAGGGATATTGGTAAAAATGCAAGATCTATTATCAAAAAAGATTGTAATTTTCATATTGAGATGGATAAAGTTAATAAAGTCTATGATTCTATATAA
- a CDS encoding sulfotransferase domain-containing protein has translation MKNKLPNFICVGTQRAGTTSFHEILIQNENIFMPKNKEIHFFDKDSNYKKGLEWYLNEFKEAEYEKCIGECTPDYMLYNYVPKRIQKTLGEDLKIIFILRNPIERAYSQYNFHLMEGVEKNLSFINAIKSENIDKHNSTYNEWYSPAYYISRGLYTVQIKRYLEYFKKDNMYFVLFEDLYGTNSHKYINEILNFLKIKSNHNNKFHIKGKEEIKIPKNKLINYIFDRTNSRIKIIRKLIPNKLYSRIVRYSRKHLMTEPKKLSNKTKLELNNIYYKEEILLLEKLINKDLSRWIR, from the coding sequence ATGAAAAATAAATTACCTAATTTTATATGTGTTGGAACACAAAGAGCAGGTACAACAAGTTTTCATGAAATACTAATTCAAAACGAAAATATATTTATGCCAAAGAATAAAGAGATACATTTTTTTGATAAAGATTCTAACTATAAAAAAGGTTTAGAGTGGTATTTAAATGAATTTAAAGAGGCTGAATATGAAAAATGTATTGGAGAATGTACGCCTGATTATATGTTATATAATTATGTTCCTAAGAGAATCCAAAAAACATTGGGTGAGGATTTGAAAATAATTTTTATTTTAAGAAATCCAATTGAAAGAGCGTATTCTCAATATAACTTTCATTTGATGGAAGGTGTAGAGAAGAATCTTTCATTTATTAATGCAATAAAATCAGAGAACATAGATAAGCATAATAGTACCTATAACGAATGGTATAGCCCAGCATATTATATTTCTAGGGGTTTATATACTGTACAAATTAAACGTTATTTAGAATATTTTAAAAAAGATAATATGTATTTTGTACTCTTTGAAGACCTTTATGGAACAAATAGCCATAAATATATAAATGAGATTTTAAATTTCCTAAAAATCAAATCAAATCATAATAACAAATTTCACATAAAAGGAAAAGAAGAAATAAAAATTCCAAAAAATAAATTAATAAACTATATATTTGATAGAACTAATTCAAGAATTAAGATAATAAGAAAACTAATTCCTAATAAACTTTATTCAAGGATAGTAAGATATTCAAGAAAGCATCTGATGACAGAGCCAAAAAAATTAAGTAATAAAACAAAACTTGAATTAAATAATATATATTATAAAGAAGAAATTTTATTACTAGAAAAATTAATAAACAAAGATTTAAGTAGGTGGATTAGATGA
- a CDS encoding acyltransferase, with protein MTQFNNVVIHKTSIVDDGASIGRDTKIWHWVHICSKATIGKNCSIGQNVFIGNNVVIGDNVKIQNNVSVYDNVILEDFVFCGPSMVFTNVSKPRSAVSRKNEYQDTIVRKGATLGANSTIICGVEIGENAFIAAGALVNSDVKPYALMMGLPAIHRGWMSAYGERIPLPLSGSKTWICKKTNSIYRLNGNSLVSE; from the coding sequence ATGACTCAATTCAACAATGTTGTAATCCATAAAACTTCTATAGTTGATGATGGTGCTTCTATTGGCAGAGATACAAAAATATGGCACTGGGTGCACATTTGCTCTAAAGCAACTATAGGTAAAAACTGTTCAATAGGTCAAAATGTTTTTATTGGAAATAATGTTGTTATAGGTGACAATGTGAAAATCCAAAATAATGTATCTGTCTATGACAACGTAATCCTTGAAGATTTTGTATTTTGTGGACCAAGTATGGTTTTCACTAATGTTTCTAAGCCAAGATCAGCTGTTAGTAGAAAAAACGAATATCAAGACACAATCGTAAGAAAAGGAGCAACTCTCGGTGCCAATTCTACAATCATATGTGGTGTCGAAATAGGCGAAAATGCCTTTATTGCAGCTGGCGCGTTAGTTAATTCAGATGTAAAACCATATGCATTAATGATGGGTTTACCTGCAATTCATAGAGGTTGGATGAGTGCTTATGGAGAAAGAATACCCCTACCTCTTTCAGGTAGTAAAACATGGATCTGTAAAAAAACAAATTCTATTTATAGGTTAAATGGAAACAGTTTAGTCTCTGAATAA
- a CDS encoding nucleotide sugar dehydrogenase, protein MKTSIHDSGSKFKEIIIQKLKTNSAIIGVIGMGYVGLPLSLSFAEKKFSVIGFDIDNKKIDSLNSGKSYIHHIKTNRIQNCVNKNLLKASSDFRIISEIDCIIICVPTPLNDHREPDLSYITTTLNSIAPYLRKSQILSLESTTYPGTTEEIIKPIVERSGLTIGEDFFVVYSPEREDPGNDNFNNKNTPKVMGGITNNCRHVGNFLYSQIFIDVVEVSSTRAAEMTKLLENIYRSVNIGLVNELKELAEKLDIDIYEVIRAASTKPFGFTPYYPGPGLGGHCLPIDPFFLTWKAKQFNINTRFIELAGEINKAMPKYVVDKTNDALNQIGKPISNSRILILGISYKKNIDDMRESPAVEIMEILRNKSADIQYSDPFFDKFPNIRKYYFNLNSVKLNEINLRSFDVTILITDHDSFDYYAIRNYSNLLIDTRGRFQPSENIIRA, encoded by the coding sequence TTGAAGACCAGTATTCATGATAGTGGTAGCAAATTTAAGGAAATAATTATTCAAAAATTAAAAACTAATTCTGCAATTATAGGTGTAATTGGGATGGGGTACGTTGGACTTCCTTTGTCCTTATCTTTCGCCGAAAAAAAATTCAGTGTGATCGGCTTCGATATAGATAATAAAAAGATTGATTCACTTAATAGTGGTAAGTCATATATACATCATATTAAAACTAATAGGATACAAAATTGTGTTAATAAAAATTTGTTAAAGGCTTCCTCAGATTTCAGAATTATATCTGAGATTGATTGCATTATTATCTGTGTACCAACTCCATTGAATGATCACAGAGAACCAGACTTGAGTTATATAACAACAACATTAAATTCTATAGCTCCTTATCTTAGAAAATCACAAATATTAAGTTTAGAAAGTACTACATATCCTGGAACGACAGAGGAGATTATTAAACCAATTGTTGAGAGATCTGGATTAACTATTGGTGAAGACTTCTTTGTTGTTTATTCTCCAGAAAGAGAAGATCCTGGTAATGATAATTTTAATAATAAAAATACACCCAAGGTAATGGGTGGAATTACTAATAATTGCAGACATGTTGGGAATTTTTTATATAGTCAAATTTTTATAGATGTTGTTGAGGTAAGCTCTACAAGAGCAGCAGAGATGACAAAATTATTGGAAAACATTTATCGTTCAGTTAATATTGGTTTAGTTAATGAACTTAAAGAGTTGGCAGAAAAATTAGATATTGATATTTACGAAGTTATCAGAGCAGCTTCTACAAAACCATTTGGCTTCACACCTTATTATCCAGGACCTGGTTTAGGTGGTCATTGTCTTCCTATTGATCCATTCTTTTTAACATGGAAAGCAAAGCAATTTAATATTAATACTAGATTTATTGAACTAGCTGGAGAAATTAATAAGGCTATGCCTAAGTATGTAGTAGATAAAACCAATGATGCACTTAATCAAATAGGAAAACCTATTTCTAATAGTAGGATTTTAATACTTGGTATTTCATATAAAAAAAATATTGATGACATGAGGGAATCTCCTGCAGTAGAAATAATGGAGATTTTAAGAAATAAGTCAGCTGATATTCAATACAGTGATCCATTTTTTGATAAATTTCCTAATATTAGAAAGTATTACTTTAATTTAAACAGTGTTAAGCTTAATGAGATAAACCTAAGATCATTTGATGTTACCATTTTAATCACTGATCATGATAGTTTTGATTATTATGCTATTAGAAATTATAGTAATCTTTTAATTGATACTAGGGGAAGATTTCAACCTTCTGAAAATATTATAAGAGCTTAA
- a CDS encoding glycosyltransferase family 2 protein, whose product MKNFSLVMPVYLRNDIIHYSLESVNKQTKKPYEIIIVDNNTNIYETKKLKSIIETFQNGVPIRYFKSLINSGAQARNLGVKYVTTEIVAFLDSDVILEEDYYEQLLTLFDSSPDCIAAQGLDIDLIKISNKNRNLFENLLYQFEQFFETSLLFEKTHPYVSPSLAISHPDVSNDFVLKSEWISTCAGMFKTSLFKKYSFPSNFITYSNNEYLMFSYSLFLNREGDMIYTSSAKYKDLQTSSGRIAHLPYLYQLQTYDTFIFCRLFSMNISNIFVFIKSRIGLLIYNILKSIYNRKINPFYLIKVIHSSIYPLLHLKEIIKGDLSFYDVDFSDF is encoded by the coding sequence ATGAAAAATTTCTCTTTAGTTATGCCTGTTTATCTTAGAAACGATATTATACATTATTCTTTAGAATCAGTTAATAAGCAAACAAAAAAGCCTTATGAGATTATTATAGTTGATAATAATACAAATATTTATGAGACTAAAAAACTTAAATCTATTATTGAAACTTTTCAGAACGGTGTACCCATTAGATATTTTAAGTCTCTAATAAATAGTGGAGCTCAGGCTAGAAATCTTGGTGTTAAATATGTTACTACAGAAATTGTTGCTTTTTTAGATAGTGATGTAATCCTAGAGGAAGATTATTATGAGCAGTTACTTACCTTATTTGATTCTAGTCCAGATTGTATTGCCGCTCAAGGATTAGATATTGATTTAATTAAGATATCTAATAAAAATAGAAACTTATTTGAGAATTTACTCTACCAGTTTGAACAGTTTTTTGAGACGTCTTTACTTTTTGAAAAGACCCATCCATACGTTTCTCCTTCTCTAGCAATTTCTCATCCTGATGTTTCTAATGATTTTGTTTTAAAAAGTGAATGGATTTCAACTTGTGCAGGTATGTTTAAAACTTCACTTTTTAAAAAATACTCTTTTCCATCAAATTTTATTACATATTCTAATAACGAATACTTAATGTTTTCTTATTCCTTATTTTTAAATCGTGAAGGAGATATGATTTATACAAGTTCTGCAAAATATAAAGATCTTCAGACATCCTCTGGAAGAATAGCTCATTTGCCTTACTTATATCAATTACAAACATATGACACATTTATTTTCTGTAGGCTTTTTAGTATGAACATTTCAAATATATTTGTATTTATTAAATCTAGAATAGGTTTATTAATCTATAATATTTTGAAGTCTATTTATAATAGAAAAATTAATCCTTTTTATCTTATAAAAGTTATTCATTCTTCTATTTATCCTTTATTACATCTTAAAGAAATAATCAAAGGCGATTTATCCTTTTATGACGTTGATTTTTCTGATTTTTAA
- a CDS encoding glycosyltransferase: MHIWIFQTGEPLHCDTEKYRPMRAVNLSNMLIERGHNVEIISSDFYHQLKLHRTGKFSKLIINKLLNINLIPSTGYTKHVGIARLFDHLILSLNLIIFLYFKKPRTPDFVFIGYPPIECAFVLQIWLHARNINFLLDIKDNWPVTFLQPFPKIIHPILKILFFPYYVISKYTIKNASIISSITPNFLKWSQQFSKRKLNSATTYNSDFVLPLVRRPIDIKPDDLSQSFIYWKDYNLDISLRKHFTFVGSLTNSFDFDILYHVSKYMYIYDPSISFVICGSGDQFQRLKKLFSDSLNVLLVGKVNEIDAYTIINSSIATLSPYNNFNHFNMSIPNKVIESLEYSTPFITTLSGDVAFLARDYNVGIASCTTPDLFKDACLKLYKNPKLRSIMSDNAINLYNSNFNYYKIYADLVDRIEKLTNY, encoded by the coding sequence ATGCATATTTGGATATTTCAAACTGGAGAGCCTCTTCATTGTGATACTGAGAAATATAGACCAATGAGGGCTGTTAATTTATCTAATATGCTAATTGAGAGAGGACATAATGTTGAAATTATAAGTTCAGATTTTTACCATCAACTTAAACTCCATAGAACTGGTAAATTTTCAAAGTTAATTATAAATAAACTACTCAATATTAATTTAATTCCTTCAACTGGTTATACAAAACACGTAGGAATAGCAAGATTATTTGATCATTTAATTCTATCCTTAAATCTTATAATATTTCTCTATTTTAAAAAACCTAGGACCCCTGATTTTGTTTTTATAGGTTACCCTCCCATTGAGTGTGCTTTTGTTTTACAGATTTGGCTTCATGCTCGTAATATTAATTTTTTATTAGATATAAAGGATAATTGGCCAGTAACCTTTCTCCAACCTTTCCCAAAGATTATACATCCTATATTAAAAATATTATTTTTTCCATATTATGTGATTTCAAAGTATACAATTAAAAATGCTTCAATTATATCTTCAATTACACCGAATTTTCTTAAGTGGTCTCAGCAATTTAGTAAAAGAAAATTAAATTCAGCTACTACTTACAACAGTGATTTTGTATTGCCTTTAGTTCGTCGTCCTATTGATATTAAACCTGATGATTTATCGCAATCTTTTATTTATTGGAAAGATTATAATTTAGATATTAGTTTAAGAAAGCATTTTACTTTTGTTGGAAGCCTAACAAATTCTTTTGATTTTGATATTTTATATCATGTGTCTAAATATATGTATATATACGACCCTTCTATCTCATTTGTTATATGTGGATCTGGTGATCAATTTCAACGACTAAAGAAATTGTTTAGTGATTCACTCAATGTTCTTTTAGTTGGAAAAGTAAATGAAATCGATGCTTATACAATAATAAATTCATCAATAGCAACTTTATCTCCATATAATAATTTTAACCATTTTAATATGAGTATTCCAAATAAAGTAATTGAAAGCCTTGAATATTCTACTCCTTTTATTACGACTTTATCTGGCGATGTTGCTTTTTTAGCTAGGGATTATAATGTGGGTATAGCTTCTTGTACAACTCCCGATCTTTTTAAAGATGCTTGTTTAAAATTATATAAAAATCCAAAATTAAGATCTATAATGTCAGATAATGCTATCAATTTGTATAATTCAAATTTTAACTATTACAAGATTTATGCCGATCTTGTTGATAGAATTGAAAAATTAACTAATTACTAG
- a CDS encoding thiamine pyrophosphate-dependent dehydrogenase E1 component subunit alpha translates to MSDNFNLIDPNYYISPLDVSDYEIGFLMKILKKMLLIRFTEECLASNKKEGKIGSPVHLGIGQEAIATAISECLNKEDYIFGNHRSHSHVLSLGTNLQSFFAEILCKSSGLSGGRGGSMHLIDESVGFYGSVPIVAGTVPLAVGAGFTSKLKKNKSISVSYFGDGAIEEGVVHESLNLARINQLPVIFVLENNLFSSHLHISQRQPSPFSSRYSKANDIESFLVDGNNVLELFKCASKIISNCRNKHRPYFIEAVTYRWLGHVDWREDIDVGVSRSKTDIEKWKRRDPIKRLEDSLLNKCLTTKKDLKNIRDELKSYVEESWIKALNASKPNPDSLIDHVYRQ, encoded by the coding sequence ATGTCTGATAATTTTAATTTAATTGACCCAAATTATTATATATCACCTTTAGATGTTTCTGATTATGAAATTGGTTTTTTGATGAAAATATTAAAAAAAATGTTACTTATTAGATTTACTGAGGAATGTTTAGCCTCTAATAAGAAGGAAGGAAAAATCGGATCTCCTGTTCATTTGGGTATTGGACAAGAGGCTATCGCAACAGCAATTTCTGAGTGTCTTAATAAAGAAGATTATATTTTTGGCAATCATCGTTCTCATAGTCATGTTCTTTCTTTGGGCACTAACTTACAATCTTTTTTTGCTGAAATTCTGTGCAAATCATCAGGCCTTTCTGGAGGAAGGGGTGGGTCTATGCACTTAATTGATGAATCTGTAGGTTTTTATGGATCTGTACCAATTGTTGCTGGAACTGTTCCACTAGCTGTTGGAGCTGGTTTTACATCTAAATTGAAAAAAAATAAATCAATATCAGTATCTTATTTTGGTGATGGAGCTATTGAAGAAGGAGTAGTTCATGAGTCTCTTAATCTTGCAAGAATTAATCAACTTCCTGTGATTTTTGTTTTAGAAAATAATTTATTTTCCAGCCATTTGCATATTTCTCAACGCCAGCCAAGTCCTTTTTCTTCTAGATATTCAAAAGCTAATGATATTGAATCTTTTTTGGTTGATGGTAATAATGTGTTAGAACTTTTTAAATGTGCCTCTAAAATAATTAGTAATTGTAGAAATAAGCATAGACCATATTTTATCGAAGCTGTAACCTATAGATGGTTAGGTCATGTTGATTGGAGAGAAGATATCGATGTGGGTGTTAGTCGATCTAAAACTGATATTGAAAAATGGAAAAGAAGAGATCCCATTAAAAGATTAGAAGATTCTTTACTAAATAAATGTTTAACTACTAAGAAAGATCTCAAAAATATAAGGGACGAATTAAAGTCTTATGTGGAAGAATCTTGGATTAAAGCATTGAATGCCTCTAAACCTAATCCTGACTCATTAATTGATCACGTTTATCGTCAATAA
- a CDS encoding alpha-ketoacid dehydrogenase subunit beta — protein sequence MSFNNDIEISYCDAIREAFSYLLKNYPEVFVIGQGLWSPWYVGNTMLNLDTIYGKDRVIDTPVSESATTGAALGAAITGMKPIVVHPRMDFMLYAMDTIVNQAAKWNYMYAGKCSSPCLTIRSIINRGGEQGAQHSQALHSLFSHIPGLRVVMPATPTDARDLLIASCLSPDPVLYIDDRWLYSQKEILSPIKEINLAEQGPLVLNNGSDLTIVACSYSVLLAKQAIKELNSSKNINSIELIDLRILNPLRMNLIINSVKKTGRLLVIDGGWDSCGIGSEIISKVCENIDLSLLKTQPQKICLPNCAAPSAMNLEDEYYPNIQRVIAKIKFIIVQN from the coding sequence ATGTCTTTTAATAATGATATTGAAATTAGTTATTGTGATGCTATTAGAGAGGCTTTTTCATATCTATTAAAGAACTATCCTGAGGTCTTTGTTATAGGACAAGGACTTTGGAGCCCATGGTATGTTGGAAATACAATGTTAAATCTGGATACGATTTATGGCAAAGATAGAGTTATAGATACTCCCGTTTCTGAATCAGCAACAACTGGTGCAGCTTTAGGAGCAGCAATAACTGGAATGAAACCAATTGTTGTCCATCCTCGTATGGATTTTATGCTTTATGCAATGGACACCATTGTTAACCAAGCAGCTAAATGGAATTATATGTATGCGGGCAAATGTAGTTCCCCTTGTCTGACAATTAGATCCATAATTAATCGTGGAGGAGAGCAAGGCGCTCAACATTCTCAAGCATTACATTCATTATTTTCTCATATTCCTGGCTTAAGAGTGGTTATGCCTGCTACTCCAACAGATGCCAGGGACTTGTTAATAGCCTCTTGTCTTTCACCTGATCCTGTTCTTTATATTGATGATAGATGGTTATATAGTCAAAAAGAGATATTATCGCCTATAAAAGAAATAAATCTCGCAGAACAAGGCCCATTAGTTTTAAATAATGGAAGTGATTTAACTATTGTAGCCTGTAGTTATTCTGTTTTGTTAGCCAAGCAAGCAATTAAAGAATTAAATTCAAGTAAAAATATAAATTCAATAGAATTAATTGATCTAAGAATATTAAACCCTTTACGTATGAATCTAATTATAAATTCTGTTAAGAAAACAGGACGGTTATTAGTTATAGATGGTGGTTGGGATAGCTGTGGAATAGGCTCAGAGATAATAAGTAAGGTTTGTGAAAACATTGATTTATCATTACTAAAGACTCAGCCACAAAAAATATGTTTACCTAATTGTGCGGCACCTTCGGCAATGAATTTAGAGGATGAATATTATCCTAATATTCAGAGAGTAATAGCTAAAATTAAATTTATTATAGTTCAAAATTAA